The following DNA comes from Euzebyales bacterium.
CGGCGGCCGCGGTCAGCCTCGCGTACCTCGCCGCCCGCGATGGCACGCCGACGCTCGTGTGGGACCTCGACCCGCAGGGCGCAGCGAGCTACAGCTTCCGGACCCGACCCAGGATCAAGGGTGGCGTCAAGGCGCTCGTCACGGGCACGCGAGATCTGGACGACGTCATCAAGGGCACCGACTACCCGTCGCTCGACCTGGTGCCGGCCGACTTCTCCAACCGCTACCTGGACCTCGTGCTCGACGCAGTGAAGAAGCCGATCCGCCGCATCCGGCGCGCACTGCGCGAGGTCGGCGACGAGTACGAGTGGGTGATTCTCGACTGCCCCCCGGGCATCTCGCTCGTGTCGGAGATCATCATCGGGGTGTCCGATGTCCTGCTCGTGCCGGTGATCCCGACGACGCTGTCGCTGCGGATGCTCGAGCAGCTGGGCACGCTCACCGATGATGCCCACGGCACCGATGCGGTCGTCCTGCCGTTCTTCTCGATGGTCGACCGTAGGAAGCGTCTCCACCGCGAGATCGTGGCGAACCTGCCGGGCGAACGTCCCGAGCTGCTCCGTGCGGTGATCCCGTCCTCGACGGACGTCGAGAAGATGAGCGTCAGACGCGAGCCGGTCGTCGCGTACGCGCCCCGCAGCGTCGCGACCGCCGCCTACACCGCGCTGTGGGCAGAGATCCGGTCGCGGGTCGACGGGACGACGACCGCGGCCCGATGACCACCACGCTCCAGGGGCGTGGAGCGTGGCACGTGGCGTGCGTCACCGAGCTGCGCAGGGTGTGCCGTCGCAGCGCAGCGACTCAGCGGTCGTGCGGGCTGCGCCGCACGCCGACCAGCACAGCGATGCCCGCAGCGACGAGCAGCAGGGGCCACGCGCGCAGCACGACCAGCAGTCCAGCACGCTCGCTCCGCCCAGCAGGTGCGCACCGCCGATGGCGACGAAGAGCAGGCCCGCGCCGAGTGACAGCACGTCGAGTCGATGGGGTGCATCAGTTGACCCCGCGCGCTGTTGCTGCTGTCGCGCCACCGGCGACAACGCCGCCATGCGGGTCGAGATCCTCGCCAACCGGCTGCGCGACGACCGCGTCGTCCCGGTCCTCGCCCCCACCGCCCGCACCACCAGCGAACTGCTGCGCGTCCGCGACGCCACCGGCCGCGTCGTCCGCCTGGGCGATCAGTCCGAGCGTCGCTACACCACGATCGACCTGCTAACCGCCTGAGGCCGAACTGCTCCACCGCGCCATGCGTCGCCAGCACGGTGGGGTCGCACGCATCCCGAAGACGACCGTCGACCAGGTCCGCGCCGCACACCCGTCCCTCGACGAAGACCAGCGGACCCATGGTCCGCACGCTCGCCACGTCCGGCGCCGGGCGTCGACGTCGTCGTCGGCAAGGCCGGGACCGGCAAGTCCACCGCGCTCGGCGCCTACCGCGCCGCCCTCGACGCCGCCGGCATTCCTGTCGTCGGCGTTGCACCCTCTGCGACCGCCGCGCACCAACTCGCGGTGTCCGCCGGCATCACCGACACCGCCACCGTCGACCGGCTCCTGGTCGAGCTCCGTCACGGCCGCCGCAAGCTGCCTGGCGGTGTGGTCGTGATCCTCGACGAGGCCGCGATGTGTCCCACCCGCACCCGCCTCGCCCTGCAACGCGCGGTTGATGCGGCCGGTGGCAAGGTAGTCGACGTCGGTGACCACCGCCAGATCCCCTCGGTCGATGTCGGCGGCGGCCACTACGCCCTCGCGCAACGCCTCGGCGCCGCCGTGCTCAGGCACAATCACCGGTTCCGCGACCCCGTGTACCGTGACGCCGCCGAAACTCCTCCGCGACCATCAACCGCCGCCGCCATCGACGTCCTGCGCGCGCGCAAGGCGCCGTGTCCGACTACCACGCCAGGCCGGTCGACGTCATCCGGATGACGTGACGACGACGTAGCTTGCTGGCCGAGTGTCGATCAGCGACTCCCACGCTTGGAGTAGACGCAAGGGTGTGCGACGACAGCATCTGTCGGTGCGATGGCGTGGTCTGGCCTGGTTTCCCGAAGCCTCCAACGAACCCGCGGCGGTTCAATTGATGATGTTGCGTTCCTTGAAGATCGGGCAGCGTTGGGCTGACCGCCAAGCCACCGAGCACGTCGTTGACGGCCTTGTCGGTGGGCTTGGCGCCACCCACGACGAACAGCGCCGGCGGGGCCGACTCAGGGAGAGATCGGGATAGACCGCCACCCGCGCAGAACGTACCGTCTCGTCGGGGACGTGAAGTCGGTGGCTCCGCCAGCGTTCCGGTTCTCGCGCCTGGGCCCGAGCAACCAACGGCATCCGGACGCGGCACTGCGTTGACGGTTGGCGCTGGCGATGCGCTTCTTTGGGACCGAGGAACACATCCCCGCCGGCCACACCTACTTGGGGTCAGACGCGGCGCCTCGAGGCCCGATGTAGTGCGGCTCTTCCCCAGGGTCGCTGGCGGACCGCAATTGGCGTATGGCATGATATCCCGACCTAATTGGACCAGGGAGTCGGTCATGGCGTTGGACGCCAACCCCAGCGAGAACTTCGATACGACTGCGTCGGACGTGCGCTTGCGGCTGCCGCTGCTGAGACGCAACGACGACGACGAGAACATCGGCTACACACGCCGGATGAAGCAGATGCTGATCGAATTGAACGCGCAGACTGGATTCACACACATCCAGTTGCACATCGACCGGCCGTTCGGAGCGAAGACAGAGGAAGTGGTAAGACGGTTTCAGCAGATTCCGGGTTTCCATCACGAGAGCCCGCTGCCCGAGACGGGCACAGTGGACAAGGCGACCTGGCAGGCGTTGCTCCGGACATGGCTGAGCGACTTCAGCGCAGGTTGAACCCACGCCGCCGCTGCCCTTCATTCGATATCGCTGGGCGGTGGCACCACGTTCGATATCGCTGGGCGGTGGCACCACGTTGTCGCGCGTCGGACCGACTCCTGCGGGCTTGAGCGGTCCACCGTCGCGGGCCTGCTCCGGACACCGCCACACGAATCACTGCGTCAATATTTGGGTGCTTGATTACTGCGTCGCGCAATTAGCAATTCTCCGCAAGCAGATAAATTGGTTCCCGTCAAACAGATCTCACGGCAGTCCATGCCACCTGCTGACGGTCCGGTGTATGCCGGTCGAGACTAAAGGGTTGAGCGCGACGATGCGGCCGTCCCTTGACACCGTCCGCGAGTCTGCGTCGGTGCGGCGACCCGATCGATGGCGAGGTTGCCGAGTAAGCTGCCGGCTCGAGGAGGACGGGTCGTCGACGATGACAGCTCGGCGCCGGTCGTTGCACGCGGGCTCTTCGGACTGCGTCGATGGCGCGACACGCTCAACGTGATCTGGCCCTCGGGCAACGTCAAGGTATCCCCTGATGGATACCCTCAGTGGCTGGCTTCTATGTTCGATGAGTACGTGGCAGCCGGGGCGGGTGCTGCCTCCGACGAGGTGACGTCGTGAACTGCTTGTCGTGCTGTGTGTGCGTTTCGTATCAGCGATGCGTGTCGATGAGGGCTCGCGCGGCGGCCGTGAGCCCGGTGGCGGGGTTGTGGGGTCCGAACATGCGGGCGGCGACCCATGCGCCGTCCATCAGCAACAGCAGCTGGTTCCCCAGATCGTCGGGGTCGCGGAGACCCGCCTGGCGGGCCAGTTCGGCGAACCGGTCGCGGACCTCCTTCTTGTGGGTCAACGCGACCTGGTGGCCAGGATGGCCGCGGTCGGGGAACTCGGCGGCCGTGCCCTGGAACGTGCAGCCCAAGCACTCCGGGCTCGTCGAGAGCTTCTCGATGGCCTCGAACATGGCGATCAGCCGGTCCACCGGATCGTCGGCGCCTGCTGTTGCGCCCTCGAGCCATTCCCAGAACTGCCGGTTCGACTCCTCCAGGTAGGCGACGATCAGGTCGTCCTTGGAGGGGAAGTGACGGTACAGGCTCATCTTGGCGATGCCAGCCTCGGCGATGATGGTGTCGATCCCCACGGCGCGGAACCCGTCCCTGTAGAACAGCCGCTGCGCGGTCTCCAGGATCCGCTCCCGTACCGGCCGCTCTCGAGTGTCGCTCATCGGGTTGACATGATACAGACCGGTCTGTACGTTGCCAGCCACCGATAGACAGACCTGTCTCTATCAGGAGGAGGCGGCATGAGGATCGCAGTGTTGGGTACCGGCCCGGTCGGCCAAGCGATCGCGGGCAAGCTGGCGGAGCTGGGCCACGACGTGACCGTCGGAACCAGAAGCGTTGCGACCGCGATGGCGCGCACCGAGCCCGACACGTTCGGGAACCCTGCGTTCCCGACGTGGGTCGCACAGCACCCCGAGGTCGGCGTGGCAACGCTCGCCGATGCAGCCGCTGCCGGAGAGCTGGTGGTCAACGCCACCAACGGAGGCGGATCCATCGCGGCGCTGGAGGCGGCCGGGGAGGAGCGTCTGACGGGCAAGGTGCTCATCGACATCGCCAATCCGCTGGACTTCTCCGCCGGCATGCCTCCGTCGTTGTGGGTGAGCAACACCGACTCCCTGGCGGAACAGATCCAGCGCCGCTTGCCCGAGACCCGGGTGGTGAAGGCGCTGAACACGATCAACGCCTACGTGATGGTCGATCCCAAGCAGCTGGCCGGCGGGGACCACACGGTGTTCGTCTCGGGCAACGACCCCGCCGCCAAGACCCAGGTGACCGAGCTGCTGCGATCGTTGGGCTGGTCGGACGTGATCGACCTCGGCGACATCACCACGGCGAGGGGCACCGAGATGTACCTGCCGCTGTGGGCCCGCCTCTGGGCAGCCACCCAGAACCCGATGTTCAACATCAAGGTGGTGCGGTAGCTCGCCGTCGACGTCGACCGCCACGCCGCACCACGTCGGGGGGCCGTGGCACCGACGGGATGACCGAGGCGACCGCGGCGGCGGCCCGGGTTGCGTCTGGCGTGCGACGGGCGACGACCCACGCGGTGTCGAACGAGGAGACCAGCATGGACCATGTGACCCTGGGTGGCAGCAGCCTGCGGGTTCCACGCCTGGGCGTCGGCGCCATGACATGGGGCCAGGCACGCGGGCTCGCACGTCTGCACCCGGCCAAGCTGGCGTACGGAGGCGCCCACGGATACGAACAGGAGAGACGCGCGCTGCAGGCGAGCCTCGATGCTGGTGTCAACCTGTTCGATACCGCCGCCATGTACAGCGGCGGCGCCTCCGAACGGCGTCTCGGCGAGCTCGCCAAGGGTACGACCGCGCTGGTCGCCAGCAAGTTCCCGGCCGGGTTCCGCTTCCGCGTCGAGGACTTCCCCAACGAGCTCGAGGCCAGCCTGACCCGACTGCAGCGCTCCACCATCGATCTGTACCAGCACCACTTCCCGACGAGACGGGTGTCGATCCCGCAGCTGATGGAGCGGCTGGCGGATGCGGTCGATGCGGGAACAGTGCACGCCGTGGGGGTCAGCAATTACTCCGCGCACCAGCTGCGTCACGCCCACGCCGCGCTCGCCGAACGCGGCATCCCGCTCGCCTCCAACCAGGTCGAGTACTCCCTGCTGCATCGACGACCCGAGACCGACGGCGTGCTCGACGCGTGCCGCGAGCTCGGTGTCACGCTGATCGCCTACACCCCCCTCGCCGGGGGTCTGCTGACGGGCAAGTACTCCAGCCAGAACCGGCCGGGCGGGCTGTTCAGGCGCATCCTGCCCCGCTACCGGCGCACGGCACTGGACGCCATCCAACCAGTGGTTCGCCTGCTGACCGAGATCGGCGAACGGTACGCGAAGACCGCCAGCCAGGTTGCGCTGCGGTGGCTGATCGAGAACCCGCTCGTGCTGCCGATCCCCGGCGCGAAGAACGGCACGCAGGCACGAGCCAACGCCGGCGCCCTGGCGTTCTCGCTGACGCCCGATGAGGTCGACGCTCTCAGCCGGGCAACGCTGGCGTGGAAGAGGTGACCGACGCAGCGGCGACCGTGAGGGAACACTCCGCGGTACCGCCAACCTTCGCGGAGCCCCGGCTATCGAGTGGTCTGAGGATGCGGGACGGCGACGACGTCGAGGTCGTCGATGCCTGAGAAGTCGTTGGGGTTGACCGTGTAGATCGGCAGACCGTTGGCGATCGCCACGGCTGCGATCATCGCGTCGTATGCTCGCGCGGTGGTCTTGCGGCCAGC
Coding sequences within:
- a CDS encoding ParA family protein; protein product: MRVLAAYSLKGGVGKTAAAVSLAYLAARDGTPTLVWDLDPQGAASYSFRTRPRIKGGVKALVTGTRDLDDVIKGTDYPSLDLVPADFSNRYLDLVLDAVKKPIRRIRRALREVGDEYEWVILDCPPGISLVSEIIIGVSDVLLVPVIPTTLSLRMLEQLGTLTDDAHGTDAVVLPFFSMVDRRKRLHREIVANLPGERPELLRAVIPSSTDVEKMSVRREPVVAYAPRSVATAAYTALWAEIRSRVDGTTTAAR
- a CDS encoding peptidoglycan-binding domain-containing protein, with the translated sequence MALDANPSENFDTTASDVRLRLPLLRRNDDDENIGYTRRMKQMLIELNAQTGFTHIQLHIDRPFGAKTEEVVRRFQQIPGFHHESPLPETGTVDKATWQALLRTWLSDFSAG
- a CDS encoding TetR/AcrR family transcriptional regulator produces the protein MSDTRERPVRERILETAQRLFYRDGFRAVGIDTIIAEAGIAKMSLYRHFPSKDDLIVAYLEESNRQFWEWLEGATAGADDPVDRLIAMFEAIEKLSTSPECLGCTFQGTAAEFPDRGHPGHQVALTHKKEVRDRFAELARQAGLRDPDDLGNQLLLLMDGAWVAARMFGPHNPATGLTAAARALIDTHR
- a CDS encoding NAD(P)-binding domain-containing protein produces the protein MRIAVLGTGPVGQAIAGKLAELGHDVTVGTRSVATAMARTEPDTFGNPAFPTWVAQHPEVGVATLADAAAAGELVVNATNGGGSIAALEAAGEERLTGKVLIDIANPLDFSAGMPPSLWVSNTDSLAEQIQRRLPETRVVKALNTINAYVMVDPKQLAGGDHTVFVSGNDPAAKTQVTELLRSLGWSDVIDLGDITTARGTEMYLPLWARLWAATQNPMFNIKVVR
- a CDS encoding aldo/keto reductase, coding for MDHVTLGGSSLRVPRLGVGAMTWGQARGLARLHPAKLAYGGAHGYEQERRALQASLDAGVNLFDTAAMYSGGASERRLGELAKGTTALVASKFPAGFRFRVEDFPNELEASLTRLQRSTIDLYQHHFPTRRVSIPQLMERLADAVDAGTVHAVGVSNYSAHQLRHAHAALAERGIPLASNQVEYSLLHRRPETDGVLDACRELGVTLIAYTPLAGGLLTGKYSSQNRPGGLFRRILPRYRRTALDAIQPVVRLLTEIGERYAKTASQVALRWLIENPLVLPIPGAKNGTQARANAGALAFSLTPDEVDALSRATLAWKR